The Nitrospirota bacterium sequence AAAACCCAGGAAGTCCCTGTTGTAATAGAGATAGCCTTTCACAGTTTTGTAGCTGTATTTTCTTGAAAGGAGTTCGCGCTTTAAATCTTCAAAGGTCATTGCAGATAATTTTTTATCAGAAAATCTCCCCTCGCCCCTCTTTACCAAAGAGGGGGATAAAGAAAAAGGTTTTGCCAAAGAGGAGTTCCCCTGAGATTGCGGAGCCTGTTCCGAGCCTAAATTAAGATTGCCACGCACCCTTCGGGTGCTCGCAATGACAGGTGAGGAATCCCTGCTCCTCGCAATGACAGAAAAGGGATCTTTGCTTCCCACAATGGCAGGAGAAAGAAGTTTAGCTTGCAGGGAGGGGTCTAAATGGATTTTCTCGTCCTTGAAAACCTGTAATATTTTCTCCAATGTTCCATTGGTATCGGCAAAAATCCAGTGTTTGTTTTCCTTATTCCATTTGTAACCTAGAACTGTTTTGACTTTTTCAATTAGTTGTGGATTATAAGGAAAGCTAACAAGTATTCTGCCTGTGTCATCCTTGGTAACAATTACTATCCCATGTGTGTTTTCCCCTCTCCCTTACCTCCCCTCTGTAAATCATATACTGCAAGGTAAAAGATAATGGTAGATATAAAAAGGATTATAACGGTTATATTATTGTGAAGCTCCGTTGTATTGTCAAGATTTTTTATGAAATTACCCTTATGAGGAAAGCTTCGTTTGAGCCTTAAGGTTATCCGGGCGGTAATTAGATAAGCAGTTTTCTAACTTGCAAAATTTTAGAAACTAAAATCAACTTTGGCGATATTAAAAAAGCTTTTTCCTTAAATTTCATGCTCTAACTTCTTATCCCCCCGGCTCTTATATGTCCAGATTTCTCACTTCAAGAGCGTGTTTTTCTATGAATTCCTTGCGCGGCTCCACCTGGTCGCCCATGAGAATTGTGAAGATTGCGTCAGCCTTCACAGAGTCGTCAACGCTGACCTGAAGCAGAGTCCTTTTTTCAGGGTCCATTGTGGTTTCCCACAACTGCGTCGGGTTCATCTCGCCGAGTCCCTTATACCTCTGAATGTTTATGCCTTTTTTTGCGAGGGCAAAAATGAATTCATAAAGCGCCCGCGAGTCGCTGAATTCTTTTACCGCATCTTTTTCCATAATTTTGTAAGGCGCCTGGCCTAATTCCTTTAACGCTGTGTACAGGCTCTGCAGTTCCCTGAAATCCGGAGACGCCAAAAATTCATCGTCAATCGTTAGTTTTACGGACTGACGTTTTAAGTTTATCTTGAAGGCCTGGTGTTCTTCGTCTTCCTCTATCTCTTCAGTCAAATCAGGAAATTTTGATTTAAGTTTTTCCACTAAGGCATAAACCAGGTCCCGGTCCTTCAGGGTTGATTTGCTGAGGTCCAACCCGAGCAGCGCCTTGAGCGCCTCTGTATCTTTTTTCCTCTTTGCAAACCAGTTGATGAGCTTTTCAAGTTTTGAGAGTTTTTTTATGTACGGCACAAGTATCTTGCCGGTTAATGACTTGCCGTTGACCTGAAGTTCAATTTCATCAGCCGCCAGGTCCAGCAGCATGTCTTCAAGCTTGTTCTCACTCTGGATATAACGCTCTGAGCGCCCTTTTTTTACTTTAAAAAGCGGAGGCTGGGCTATGAAGAGATAGCCGTTTTCAATTACCTGCGGCATCTGCCTGTAGAAGAATGTGAGAAGCAGGGTCCGGATGTGCGCCCCGTCTACGTCGGCATCCGTCATGATAATAATTTTATGGTAGCGTATCTTTGCGATATCAAAATCGCCTTCGCCTGTGCCAATGCCTGCGCCGAGCGCGGTAATCATAATTTTTATCTCTTCGGAGCCGAGCATTTTGTCCAGCCTTGCCTTTTCCACATTCAGGATTTTTCCCTTAAGAGGCAGTATTGCCTGGTTGCTCCTGTCGCGCCCCTGTTTTGCAGAGCCGCCTGCTGAATCGCCCTCTACTATGAAAATCTCGCTCAGCGCCGGGTCTTTCTGCGCACAGTCGGCAAGTTTCCCCGGAAGGCCTGTATCTTCAAGCGCGCCCTTTCTCCTTGTGAGTTCTCTTGCCTTTCTTGCGGCATCCCTGGCCCTTGACGCTAAGAATGCCTTTTCAATTATTTTTCTTGCAATGGGGGGGTTCTGTTCAAAATAATTGCCCAGCGCATCGTTTACAAGTGATTCAACGAGTCCCTTAACCTCGCTGTTGCCGAGTTTGGTCTTGGTCTGCCCTTCAAACTGCGGGTCAGGTATTTTTATGCTGATGACTGCCGTAAGTCCTTCCCTTATATCTTCACCGGAGAGGGTTTCTTTGATATTTTTTGAAATTCCGGATGAAGCGGCATAATTATTGGCTGTGCGGGTGAGAGCCGCCTTGAAGCCCACCAGATGCGTCCCACCCTCTTTTGTGTTGATGTTATTGGCAAAAGAATATATGGTTTCCGAATAACTGTCGTTGTACTGGAGAGCCACTTCCACGGATGCGCCGTCTTTTTCTTTTGTGACGTAAATCGGCTTTGCATGAAGCGGTGTCTTGTTTGTATTTAAGTGCTCAACAAAAGATACAATGCCGCCGCTGTAATGGAATGTCTCTTCCTCACTGCTTCTTTCGTCTGCAAGTTTAATCTGAAGCCCCTTGTTAAGAAAGGCAAGCTCCCTCAGCCTTTGTGAAAGAGTATCATAGCTGAAATCCATAGTTTCAAAAACCTCGGTATCAGGCTTAAATGTGATCTTAGTGCCTCTGCCTTTGGTTTTTCCCACTACGGTAAGCGGCGCCTTTGGCACTCCGCGCTCAAAATGCTGTTCCCACACCTGTCCACCCTGCTTAATCTCAATATCAAGCCACTCGGAAAGCGCATTGACGACTGAAACCCCGACCCCGTGCAGTCCGCCTGAGATTTTGTAAGCCTTGCTTTCAAATTTCCCTCCGGCGTGGAGTTCTGTCAGCGCAATCTCTGCGGCAGAACGCCCTTTCGGGTCGCCCGGATGGGGTCCTGTGGGGATACCCCTGCCGTCATCAATGACGGTGATGCTTCCTTCTGTGTGGATTGTGACGTCAACCTTTGTGCAGAAACCTGCAAGCGCCTCGTCAACGCTGTTGTCCACAACTTCGTATACAAGATGGTGCAGTCCTTCAATTCCCGTGCTGCCGATGTACATTGCAGGCCTTTTTTTTACGCCGTCAAGGCCCTTAAGAATTTTTATATCTCCTGCGCCGTATGTTTCTTCATTTCCGTTTTGCATTTTATCTGTCATTTATCTCCTTCTCTAAAAAAAAGGGTTCGAGGGTTCGTGGATTCCAGGGTTCAAGTGGCTAAGATTTAAAGAAACGTAACTCGTAACGCGTTAAGCGTCACGGGTTACGAATTTTAATCACTGGAACCCTTGACCCCTTGAATCCTTGAATCCTTTTAACTCATATTCTCATCGGCATAACGACACAGCTGTAATCTTTATCTTCCGCTTCCTGCATAAGGGTAGGGCTGAGCGAATCCTGCAGGTCAAACCTGATGGCTTCCCCGCCCATTGCCTTAGCCGCATCCATCACATAACGGGCATTAAAACCTATTGAAAGGGGGTCTCCCTTGTACTGAACGCTAATCTCCTCCCTGGCCTCGCCGAGGTCGGGATTTATAGAAATCATGGTCAGCTTGCCCGGCTCTATGTCAAACCTGATGGCATTGGTTCCCTCCCTGCTCATTATTGACGTCCTTTTTATTGCTTTAAGGAATGTAGCCTTATCCGCTGTCATTTTCTTTTCATTGCCCTTAGGGATGACCTGGTCGTAGTTGGGATACGTCCCTTCAATGAGCCGGGATGTCAGTGTCAGGTCTTCCATGGTGAAGAACATATGATTTTTGTTCAGTCCTACTGTGATAGTTACAACATTTTCGCCAAGGAGGCGGCTTATTTCAACAGCGGCTTTCTTGGGCAGTATAAGCTTTTTTTCCTCTGAAAGTTTTCCTTCTATTTCCTTTGAAATAAGTGAAAGGCGGTGTCCGTCAGTGCCGACAACCTTCAGCTCAATGGCTTTTTTCTTCGGGATAAAATGCATAAGGATGCCGTTCAGCGTGTACCTAAGGTCATTATCGCCTGTCGCATAAATTGTCTTTTCAATCATATCTTTTAACGTCTTTGCGTTTAAGATTATGTTTTCAGCCTGGCTCACCTCAGGCATGGCCGGGTATTCCGCCTCTGGCAGCCCCATTAATTTAAAAGTGCTTTTGCCTGAGGAAACCCGCAGCCAGTTGTTTTCCTGCGACTCAAGAAGCACGCTGTCTTCCAGCTCCTTTGTTATCTCAAAGAGTTTTCTTGCAGGTATACAGAGACTGCCTTTTTCAATGATATCCGCTTTCAGGCTGCTGATGATCGTAATATCAAGGTCGGTTGCAATCACGGAGATTGCCTTGTCGGCTTTCAGCAAAAAATGGCTGAGAACCGGCATGGTGGTTTTTTTCTCAACGATGCCCTGAATGTTTTGCAATACACTTTGTATTTCATCCCTTTCTACCTTCAGCTTCATAAATCCTCCTGTTTTTAAAGTTAGAAGTTAAAAGTTAAGAGTTAAGAGTTAAGGATTATAATTAAAAACATTCCAAAACTTTTAACTTTTCACTTTTAACTTTCAACTTTTTCATTCATAGCTCCTGATTTTTTTTGTCAGATATTCAAGTTTTTTATTAAAGTCCTCATCATGTTTTTTACGCTCCTCAATCTGTTTGCAGGCATGAATGACTGTGGAGTGGTCTTTGCCTCCGAATTGTTTGCCTATGTCGGCAAGAGAGGCGTCTGTCAGAATCTTGCAAAGATACATGGCAACCTGCCTTGGAAATGCAATGTCCCTGGTCCTTTTTTTTGCCTTCATGTCCTGAAGCCTGATGCCGTAATATTCGCAGACCGCTTTTTGAATCGTGTCAACAGTCAACGCCTTTTCCTCATCCCTGATCATATCCTTAAGCACTTCTTTTGACATGTCAGTGGTAATTGCTTTTCCGGAGAGGGAGGAATGCGCGCCGAGCCGTATCATGCATGCCTCAAGGTCTCTGATATTGGACTTTATCTTGTTTGCCAGAAAAACGATGACGTCGTCAGGGAGCTTTATGCCTTCTGTTTCAGATTTTTTCCCTAAAATAGCTATCTTTGTTTCAATATCAGGCGCCTGTATCTCTGCAATCAGCCCCATGCCAAACCTGGACCGCAGGCGTTCTGTAAGAGGCGCTATATCCGCAGGCGGCCTGTCACTTGAGAATACAATCTGCTTCTGTGAATTGTAGAGGGCGTTAAATGTATGAAACAATTCTTCCTGCGTGCCGCTTTTCCCGGCTATGAACTGTATGTCGTCAATTATGAGCACATCAAGGTGTCTGTATTTTTCCTTGAACATATCCATCTTGTCATTTCTCATGGAATAGACAAATTCATTGGTGAACTGCTCTGCAGGCACATAAAAAAGTTTTGCATCAGGCAGCTTGTCTATTATTGCATTGCCGATTGCATTCATGAGGTGAGTCTTGCCGAGCCCTACGCCGCCGTGAATAAACAGCGGATTGTAAGCCCTACCCGGTGAGTTGGCAACTGCCATTGCCGCCGCACTGGCAAACTGATTGCTTGTACCACTGACAAAGTTATCAAATGTGTATTTCGGATTAAGGTAAATGCCCTTGCTCGCAAGTTTTGCCTTTCTGTTCTCCCTCGTTGTCTCTATCTTTTTGAGGACGGCGTTTTCCTGTTTTTCAGAAACATTGAATTTAATCGTTACCGGTTTTTTAATGAGCCCTTCAATGGTCTCTGTGAGCAGCGCATGAAAATGGTCTTCAATCCATTCCTTGAAGAACCTGTTTGGCACTTCAATCACTAAGTGCTGGTCATGGAATTGCAGCAGCTTTATGGGTTTGAACCACAGATCAAATGTCTGATCGTCAATCCTCTCCTGAATAGCATTAAGTGTTTTACCCCATATCTCTTCTGTTTCCACTA is a genomic window containing:
- the gyrB gene encoding DNA topoisomerase (ATP-hydrolyzing) subunit B — encoded protein: MTDKMQNGNEETYGAGDIKILKGLDGVKKRPAMYIGSTGIEGLHHLVYEVVDNSVDEALAGFCTKVDVTIHTEGSITVIDDGRGIPTGPHPGDPKGRSAAEIALTELHAGGKFESKAYKISGGLHGVGVSVVNALSEWLDIEIKQGGQVWEQHFERGVPKAPLTVVGKTKGRGTKITFKPDTEVFETMDFSYDTLSQRLRELAFLNKGLQIKLADERSSEEETFHYSGGIVSFVEHLNTNKTPLHAKPIYVTKEKDGASVEVALQYNDSYSETIYSFANNINTKEGGTHLVGFKAALTRTANNYAASSGISKNIKETLSGEDIREGLTAVISIKIPDPQFEGQTKTKLGNSEVKGLVESLVNDALGNYFEQNPPIARKIIEKAFLASRARDAARKARELTRRKGALEDTGLPGKLADCAQKDPALSEIFIVEGDSAGGSAKQGRDRSNQAILPLKGKILNVEKARLDKMLGSEEIKIMITALGAGIGTGEGDFDIAKIRYHKIIIMTDADVDGAHIRTLLLTFFYRQMPQVIENGYLFIAQPPLFKVKKGRSERYIQSENKLEDMLLDLAADEIELQVNGKSLTGKILVPYIKKLSKLEKLINWFAKRKKDTEALKALLGLDLSKSTLKDRDLVYALVEKLKSKFPDLTEEIEEDEEHQAFKINLKRQSVKLTIDDEFLASPDFRELQSLYTALKELGQAPYKIMEKDAVKEFSDSRALYEFIFALAKKGINIQRYKGLGEMNPTQLWETTMDPEKRTLLQVSVDDSVKADAIFTILMGDQVEPRKEFIEKHALEVRNLDI
- the dnaN gene encoding DNA polymerase III subunit beta, coding for MKLKVERDEIQSVLQNIQGIVEKKTTMPVLSHFLLKADKAISVIATDLDITIISSLKADIIEKGSLCIPARKLFEITKELEDSVLLESQENNWLRVSSGKSTFKLMGLPEAEYPAMPEVSQAENIILNAKTLKDMIEKTIYATGDNDLRYTLNGILMHFIPKKKAIELKVVGTDGHRLSLISKEIEGKLSEEKKLILPKKAAVEISRLLGENVVTITVGLNKNHMFFTMEDLTLTSRLIEGTYPNYDQVIPKGNEKKMTADKATFLKAIKRTSIMSREGTNAIRFDIEPGKLTMISINPDLGEAREEISVQYKGDPLSIGFNARYVMDAAKAMGGEAIRFDLQDSLSPTLMQEAEDKDYSCVVMPMRI
- the dnaA gene encoding chromosomal replication initiator protein DnaA; the protein is MVETEEIWGKTLNAIQERIDDQTFDLWFKPIKLLQFHDQHLVIEVPNRFFKEWIEDHFHALLTETIEGLIKKPVTIKFNVSEKQENAVLKKIETTRENRKAKLASKGIYLNPKYTFDNFVSGTSNQFASAAAMAVANSPGRAYNPLFIHGGVGLGKTHLMNAIGNAIIDKLPDAKLFYVPAEQFTNEFVYSMRNDKMDMFKEKYRHLDVLIIDDIQFIAGKSGTQEELFHTFNALYNSQKQIVFSSDRPPADIAPLTERLRSRFGMGLIAEIQAPDIETKIAILGKKSETEGIKLPDDVIVFLANKIKSNIRDLEACMIRLGAHSSLSGKAITTDMSKEVLKDMIRDEEKALTVDTIQKAVCEYYGIRLQDMKAKKRTRDIAFPRQVAMYLCKILTDASLADIGKQFGGKDHSTVIHACKQIEERKKHDEDFNKKLEYLTKKIRSYE